A window of the Physeter macrocephalus isolate SW-GA chromosome 7, ASM283717v5, whole genome shotgun sequence genome harbors these coding sequences:
- the PYURF gene encoding protein preY, mitochondrial, with product MLRGVCGRLASALRGTRAQPPAVAQRCVHASVSRPSPDQSERTREPPRAFDPALLEFLVCPLSKKPLRYEASTNELINEELGIAYPIIDGIPDMIPQAASMTHQNKKQE from the exons ATGCTGCGCGGAGTTTGCGGCCGGCTCGCCTCAGCGCTGCGGGGGACACGCGCACAGCCGCCCGCGGTCGCCCAGAGGTGTGTGCACGCGTCGGTGTCGCGGCCGTCCCCAGACCAGAGCGAGCGGACGCGGGAACCGCCCCGCGCCTTCGACCCAGCGCTGCTGGAGTTCCTGGTGTGCCCGCTCTCCAAGAAGCCGCTCCG ATATGAAGCATCGACAAATGAATTGATTAACGAAGAGTTAGGAATAGCCTATCCAATTATTGATGGGATTCCTGATATGATACCACAGGCAGCTAGCATGACACATCAAAATAAGAAGCAAGAATAA